Genomic segment of Acidobacteriota bacterium:
ATCGTCCGCTGCGCAACTTCTCGGTGTCCTGAAAGTTCGGCTTCATGTTGTGCCTCAGCCCTTCGCCGAATCGTGTTTTCAACCATCACCACCGCCCCGTCAACGATCAGCCCGAAGTCAAGAGCACCGAGACTCATCAGGTTTCCGGATACGTTAAAAATCCGCATCAGGATTGCCGCAAACAACATTGAGAGCGGGATGATCGTGGCCACAAGCAATGCACCGCGCCAGTTACCAAGCAGGAGCATCAACACGACGATGACCAGGATGGCACCTTCGATCAAATTCTTTTCGACTGTGGCAATGGCCCGGTCGATCAGTTCCGTGCGGTCGTAGAATGGCACGAGTTCCACGCCTTTTGGCAGTGATTTCTTTACCGTCTCGACGCGCTCCTTTACGTTATTCACAACGGTGCGCGAGTTTTCGCCCTTGAGCATCAAGACAATACCGGCAACGATCTCACCCCCCCCGTTTGAGGTGACGGCTCCCTGCCTAACCGTCGAGCCTTCGACGATCTCGCCTACATCTTTAACGTAAACCGGAACGCCTTCCTTGCCAGTTTTGACAACGATGTTGCCGATGTCTTCCGGGTTTTCGACGAGTCCTATGCCTCGCAAAAGATACTGCTCCGAACCTTTTTGAATATATGCCCCGCCAACATTCGCATTATTACGCGAAATCGACTCATAAACATCGCGTAAGGTCAGGCCGTAAGACTGAAGCTTTGCCGGATCAAGCTGCACTTGAAATTGTTTCTCAAACCCGCCAAAGCTGTTTATTTCCGTCGCACCCGCCACGCCCAGCAGCTGCCGACGCACATTCCAATCCTGGACCGTTCGAAGCGATTTTGCATCGTAACCGGAATCGGGCGCCGCTCTCAGTTCATACTGGTAGATCTCGCCGAGACCCGTGGAGATCGGCCCCATTTCCGGTGAGCCAATGCTGTCCGGAATTTGTTCGCGAGCGGCGGCAAGGCGTTCGAGTACTAGCTGTCGTGCAAAATAGGTGTCTACCGAATCGTCGAAAACGATCGTGACCGCCGATAGTCCAAATTTCGATACCGAACGGATTTCCTCAACATCGGGCAATCCCGACATCGCAACTTCTACCGGAAAAGTCACCTGCCTCTCCATCTCAAGCGGTGCGAGCGATGGTGCGCTGGTCAAAACCTGCACCTGCACGTTGGTGACATCGGGCACCGCATCGATCGGCAAATTTATCAGACTATAAGCTCCCGCCGCCGACATAATTGCGACGAGGAGCAAAACAACAAGGCGGTTCTCCACCGAAAAACGAATTAGACCGTTGATCATATTAGCTATTTATCGAGTTCAGACGGCCACACGCCGCTTTGAATAAAAAATCACCGAAGTCCGGGGCTGACGAAGCAAACTAATGCTCGCCCATTTCGCCTTTCTGCATCTGCGTTTTTAAAGTAAAACTTCCCTTGGTCACGATCTTCTCGCCAAGCTTGAGCCCGCTAATGACGCGGGTATAGCCTTCTATGTCGCCGCCCACCTCGACCTCACGCACCTCAAAGGCTCCCGGCTCGTCGTTCTTAGGGACGAAAACGATCGTCTTTTCGCCTTCTCGCTGGATAGCGTCGCTAGGAACGACCAGCTCCTCACCATCGGTTGTGTTCGTGCCGGTTTGAAATCCGACTTCCGTAAACATTCCGGCTCGCAGTTTACCGTTCGTATTTGGAACCTCAAGCCTTACCCGGGCGGTCCGTGATGTTTCATCGAGACGCGGATCTATGTAACCAACTCGCCCGTTGATCGTTCCGATTGACGGAGACGTAATTTCCGCGATTGCACCCACAAAAAGCTTGCCAACGTTTGCTTCGGGCACATTAGCAATAACGTAAACCGTCGAAAGATTAGAGATAGCAAAAATCGGCATTGCCGCTTCGACCCCGGCGCCGGAATTAAATTTTCGTTCCGTAATGACGCCGGAGAGCGGAGCACGTACCGCAACCTGCGAATTATTTTCGTTTCTGTGATCGGTAGATTGTATTTTAGTTTCACTAACGCCAAGGGTACGCAGTTGATTTTGAAGTTCCGCGAAATCGATTCGAGCTGTTTCGACTTCTGCCTTTGCCGTTTGGATCTCCTTGTTCAAGCCGATGTTACTCTGAAAATCGTAATCGGCCTTGGCGGTCCTATAATTCGTATCCGCTGCGATCGAGTCTTTCCCCGCGCCGGCGCCAAGCTCGATGAGACGTTTCGTGCGTCGCAGAGTCGCCTCTGCTTCATCCAGTTTTGCTTTTGCCTGCAAGATAGAAACGCGATTTTCGGCTTTTTGAACCCGGGCCAAATTTGCATTCGCCAGATTAAGACGGGTCCTGGCCTCGTTCGTCTTACCATGCATCTCAGCAAGCTGCGGACTCGAGATCAGAGCCAGAGTTGCACCCTTCTGAACATAGTCTCCGACACCGTAGAAAACCTGTTCCAGGCGGCCGCCGACGAGCGGTGTAGCCATTTCCGTAGTTTCGGGATTCAGTTCAACCGCTCCCGTAACGTAGAGTTTTGCGATCGCCGGCCGCTGGGTCACCGTCTCAGTCTGGATTCCCGCTGATTCGAGCATTTCGGGGTCGAGCTTTACCTCTTCCCCTTCCTCGCCCTCGGTATGGCCCGGCTCCTCTTTTTTCTCTTCTTTAACGGCAACATTGACGTCAGTGGACGAGCTTCTACTGGCAATCCAGATGATACCCAGGACAGCAATCACGCCGGCAATAACCGCAGTGATAATCCAAGCCCTAGCTGATTTAGCTAGACCTGGTCGGGTAGTCTCGACTTGGACATCGTCCCGATCAAAATTGTTCTCGAGACGTTCAAGCTCTGCTTCGTCGTTTCTTTCGTGCTCGTTTGGTTCTGCGATATTCTTATTTGACATAACTTCCTCAGATTTACAGTGTTATTCCTAGTGCAATAAATAGATCGGCCTGCGCTCGGTAGCGTTCCGTCAGAGTCTCGGTCAGATCACGGTTGGCATCCAACAATCTGCGCTGTTCCGCAATCAGATCAGTGATCTTGAGTTCTCCCAGTTCATAAACTCTTCTAATGGTTTCAATGTTTTGACGCGAGCGCGGCAGCACGGCGGTTTCGAGGGTCATCAGCGACCGGTTGGCCGCTTCGATCCGTTGAAATGCAACAGTGATCTCGTTCTTAATAAACTGCTCGGCAAACGCTCGGCGTTCCTGAGCCTGGCGTATCGTGATCGCCGCTTCCGCCTTTGCTCCCTGGTTCTTGTTGAATAGCGGCAGGGTAATTGCAACACCAAAGGTTAGCGATCGATCGCGATCCTGCGGAAACGGGCCGGTCGGTAGATCGATGGATGAACGTCCCTGAGTGTAACGGGTATAAGCGGTTAGATCCGGCCTGCTCTGAGAATTGATCAGCCGAAGACCGGCGCTTGCAAGCTGCTCGTCCAGCTCGGCAAGCCGAATCTCCGGCCGGTTGCGCAACCCGACGGCAATACCTGTATCGATGGAGGGTGGAAGTGACGGGAGAGTCGCCGTTGATATATCTTCGCGAAGTTTGAAAGGCGCTTGCGGCTCGACTCCGGCGTAGAATCTCAACCGTGTCAGTGCGGCCTGCAGCCGTCCCTCAACTAACTGCCGGCGGGCCCGCAGCCGCTCAACCTCGGTTTGCAGAAGGCTAAGTTCGAGCGGCGGTGTCTCGCCTTCGTTTACGCGGATCTGCACAAACTCGACGGTCCGCACGTCAAGACTTAGCAGTTCCTCTGACACCTGTAGCTCACGCAATGCCGCGAGGGCTTCGGTGTAAGACACAAATATCTGACTCGCCAGAGTTCGCTGCCGGGCAGTGATCTCAGCCTCTCGCAAGGTGATTTCGGCATTTGCCACATCAATGCGCCGCTGCCGTCGCCCGAATAGTTCGAGTGGAACCGCGATCCCGGCGCTGAACTCGCTGTCACCGGGCGAACCGGCCAGACGGCCGGAGCTTTGTTCAACCTCAAGCGTCGGATTTGGCCGCAGCCCAGCCTGGGTCAGGCGAGCCCTGGCTTTATCGACTTCGAGACGGGCGATCTTTATCTCGCCGTTTGTTTCAAACGCAAGTCTGATAATCTCAGCCAGCGACATACCGTCCGTCTGGCTATAATAATTTGGCACCAACAAAACCGTGAAAGCGTTGGTTTTGATGGGAACGCCCGTCGAAGGAGCGGACTCTTTTCCGACTATTGCTACCTGCGACTGACCAAAACTTGTACTTGTTAAGATGGCAACTGCCAAAAGTAACGCGCCAACGGCACGTCTACCAAAAAGAACATACATAAACCTGATCCTTAATTAGAAACTGGAAAATCTCGCTTGTCTCCCGGCATTAAGCTGGGATAAAAAGCGCAGTCGTTTCGATTGAAAGAATTAGGCTGTTCTAGGCGGACGGAAGAGTTGAGTTAGGCTTGAATTAGAATACCGTCCTACGTACGTATCGGACTGTGAAAACTCTATTTTATTCGTAGACTTGGTGGATGGAATTGCGAAATATCCCGTGACGACATGGGAACAGCAGCAAAAGCAGGTATCGTCGTCGCAATCCTGAGTCGGGTCGTTTCCTTGTCGCGGTTCCCCGTCTGACTGCAGACGAGTTTGAATGGATTTAGTAGCGGAGCGGCTGTCAGGATCGCGGGCAGTCTTTGAAAGATGGTGGGCGGGTGGAATGCCGACTGCCTCGTTTCCACAATAGGCTTGAAGAACAGTAATGTCAGCCAAAGCATAAACCACAAATAGTAGTGCAACGAGACTGATAAGTCCGCGTTTTATACTGTTTTTGGTAATTCTTGGGCTATTCATACTAAATTTTAGACCATACATTGGCAACAAAAATAAGTCAATGCTCAATTGAAACAAATGGGTATTTTTGGTAACGGTCGAGACTTTTTCGTCAAGGGTTCGCCCCTAGGTTTAGAGGTATTGTCAGCGTGAAGTAGTGGAGCCAACAGTAAATTTTGCGGTCAAGCGCCTCCGTGCTGGTCGCGATATTATGGAATTGAATGGATAGAAAAAAATTAGCCTTGGCTATCTCTGTTGTAATAAACGCTGATTTGATGACCCTCGGTACTCCCCAGCCTGGAAAATCAGGGATGAGTCAAAAGGACCGTCAATGAGCGTGTCAATGTGGGATAGTATGAAGCGGATGTCAAAGTCGCTTTTCGCAATTAATTTTTCACTTGTATAGCCCGTATAGACGACAATGTGGAAGTTGTAGCTCTTCAGTCTCAACACAAGCTCCGCAACGGAATTAGATTGATCAAAGGGCTCGCCTCCGAGAATTGTTACACCGTCGTTCTCGTGGCGTTTTGATAGAATCTCCTCGAGAATTGAGGAAATGGAGACCTGTTTGCCGTTATGGCGACTATGGGTTTCGGGAACGTAGCAACCTGGACATCGAATTGAACAACCGGCAACTTGAATTACGCTCCGACGACCCGGGCCATCAACCACAGAGTTGTGATATATGCGATGAAGCCAGATGTAGTGGCGATCATCCTTAAGATAGCTCGGTTCCCAAGACTCGCCTCCGATCGGCTTTCCGCAATTCAGATTCTGAGAAGTGCCAAGGTCGTCTCTCAAATCGATCAATAAATCAGTGGGAATGCCTGAGACTTCGGTCGTGAGCTTCCCATTGTCGTGTTCAAGAATGAAGGTGATCTCTTTTTTCATTTTCGTTTTGAAGTCTGTTTTGACTCCAGCGTGATGAAATACTCTTGCTTTTTAGTTTCAATAGAGGGATCACCTAAGATCTCCTTCAGCTGTCTCGCGGCGTTCTCGCACGCAGTCCCCTGATACCCTTTTATCTCGGTTTCGCACGTTCCGCTTTCGATATCGATCTTGAATTCAACTTCGGGCATTGGCGGTATTCTCCTCAGTATTTGATTCTTATTTTGAGAGTTTTTCCAATTCGTTCTTTGATAAGCCTGCCGCCAAGTTTCTTAGCCATCTTCCGGGCCGCTGCTTCGTGGTACCTGTTCTGTAGCCTGATTACAAAGTCTTTTCCAAGCCGGTAAGCAAGATCCAAATCATCGATGATGGCTACATACCCTTTGGCGGTTTTCTGGAACCCGATATCGCCTAATAGTGCTTGGCCTTTTACATCTCGACGACGGATCACGATATCGGCCGTCTGAGGATTTCTTTTGTCCCAACCATCAAGAGAGAGATTGGAGCCCGCTGTCGGAGTCGCGAATCCGCATTCTGCCAAGGCTTCGAGTAGCAACTCTCGATTCGGGAATGCCTGAGAGTCAAATGTCATGTATTTACTCATCGAAATTCTCCTATTTAGAGTTCATAGATTCGATCGGTGCGGTTTCCGGCGAGGCCGGTATTCTCTATCCGGGAGCCGACGCCTTTGATGTTGTTCCGGGCCCACTTTCGGATCTCTTCGATCTTCTCGCTCATCATCTGGGCTGTAGGAGTAATGTTCTCGGCGGCTTTAATAATGTCGCGAGTCTCGGCCTGCCGGTCGCCGTCAATGAAGGCTTCAAGAACTCCGTCTTGCACTGCACCTTCGATCTCCGCCCCGGAGAAGTCCTTGCTCTTATCTACCAGCTTATCGAGATCAAAGTGCTCCGCATCGAGTGCTCTTTTCTTCAGGTGAACCCGAAATATTTCCTTACGGTCCTCAATCTCCGGAAGATCGACGAAGTGTATATATGAGAAACGGCCGATCCTGAATTGTTCGGACTCGAGTTCGCGTACGTCGTTCGCGGTCGCGAAAACGAGAACGTCCTTGTTGTCCTGCATCCAGTTGAGGAGGTACGAGATCGTTCTCGCCGTTTCTCCTCCGTCCGTCTTGTTGGAAGACTTCATTCCTGAGACGGCCTTTTCGAACTCACTGATACCGAGAATGCCTTTGATCGTCCCGGCGATAGATAGCGCCCGCTTTATCGACATCGCTGACGAACCGATCACGCCTCCTCCCTCACCCATGATCGAACCGAAGTCCAGATCAAGCAAAGCTCGATTCGTAATGCTTGAAGCGACACGTTTACAGAGATCTTTTCCGCATCCGGGAAGGCCGACGAGCAAGATTCCTTTACAGGGTTCGACATGTCGGGCCTTCGCTCTCGGACTGAACGTGTAGGCTGCACGTTCGAGGATTGCTCGAAGCGATTGGTAACCTCCGAGGTTGCTTGCCGGTTCGGGATGAACATAGGTCAAAGAGCCGCTACCGCGTATAACATTCTTCTTTTCTTCAAGAATGACATTGATCGAGTCCTGATTCAGACCGTTGCAACTGATGACCGCTTTCGCAACCACGTTGCTGATCTCGACTGCCGTCAGACCAAGGAGAGACTGTTGCAGCGCGTCTTGCGTCTCCTTGGTAAGGCTAATGTCGAGACCATTGGAACGCAGGTTCTCAAACTGTAGCTCGATCGAGTCTTCGATCTCGGACTCCCTCGGAAGGTCGAGTTCTATCTGCGTGACTTCCTTTTCGAGTGTTTTTAGTTCGGGAAAGTTCGGTCCGACAAAGAGAACTGTGGCTTTCGTGGATTTCAACTTCCAAGCGATCTCACGAAGCCTTCGAACCAGCAAAGCGTCTTCCTGCCCATATGGTGAGATATAAGGAGCGTAATCACACAGCAGGAAAATACCTGTCTTCTGCTCGCTGATAAAGCCAAGAAGACTTTCGGGATCTTCCGTATCGCCGATCGTTTGAGGCGAACTTAGCAGTCCCTCTTTTGGATCGACACCTTCTGAAGGCCGCTTGGACGGCTCCAGAAATAGAGAGGCTTTTCCTTATGCCGATCCTGAAAGACGAGATCGATCAACGCCTCTCTTACGCGGTCTTCCTCGAATGTATTGATAGCTATGAGCGGGTATCGGGCTCTGATCCTAATATCGAGCTCATGCAGAAACTTCCGGATGCTGTCAGCACCGGTTTCTAATTCAGACATTTTTTGTTTACTGGAAAGTGTTTAAGAAACTGATTGTGTGGCAAGACGCCCGTTATGGCCATTTCGTCCATTGTTTCCGGTCGGTTTAGGTGCCTCGGTCATTCTTTCGACCTTCTGCATCTCTTCTCTTGATGCGATGCCGTTGTCGATCTTGAACCCTAGATTAGCTAAAGCCCTGCCTACAGCACTTGTTTCACCGTTTTCGATAAACGATGTTGTGTTTACGTATCCCTGGCCGCGGATCTCGAAGGCATGTCCGGTAGAACTGGGTTCTGCATCATCTCTGCTCCGATACGCACCTGCCTTTATACACACGAAGCCGCTGTCTTCGTTAAGCCTTATGATCTCGGTAACGATACGGCCGTCTGGGTACTTCTCATAGAACTCTGCTATCCGTGCATGAACCGGAATGTATTTGCTCAGGTCGAAGTTTGCCATTTTCAAGACCTCGTCTTCGTTGATCTAGAGTTCAAGAGCGGTTAGCCGGTCTTCGTCGAGCAGCTTCTTTGAATGAACGGATGTCATCCTCAGAAGGTCGCTTAGAGCGGTTCGCATCTCTTCCGGCGAGCGCTGTTTCGCTTCCCGGCCGGCAGCGGTCTGCAATTGTTCGAGTACGTTTTCGAGAGATGTATCGCCCGTGAAGTTCATCAGCTGATACCATTCGCACATCTGACGTGCGCGTTTAGCCAATGAACCCGATACGAACTCCGCATCCTTCATTCGTTCTGCCATTTCCGAAGCGGAATCGAAGATCTTCGCTGTTATCTGGGCAAAGCCTTCCTTGATCGGAGAAACGGCTTCTTCAGCTTCGCGTCTTGCCGCCTCGATCTTCATCTCGCGGATACGCTCCTTAACTTCGCGTTCTCGCCGAGTTTCAGCAGTCACCTCATCGACCTTTATTTCTTCGATTCGGCGTTTTGCATCGATCTCAAGATCGATCTTCGTCTGCTCTGAATTGATACGGGTCGTTTCGAGTGCGAGAGATTTTGCGAGGTTTCGCTCGGCGATCATCTCCGATCCTAGAATGATCACCTTCGGCTTCATCGTTATCACGAGACCATCGCGTATCATCTCGCGTGTCGGAACCATTCCGATGGCTTGTGCCGCGACCGCATTGACGAACTCCTCGCGATCAAAGGCTTCGTCGCTCGTTGCCTCGAACCTGTCGGCAGAATCTCTCGCAAGCTGATAGAAACTGTCCTGAAGGATATTGAGGATCTCGTCGTATTTAGAAAGAACTTCACTCTTTGCTGCGGCGAGAGTTTCGCAGGCTTGAAGATATGCTTTTTCAAAAGACTCAAACGCGGTCCAGGGAATCCACTTGTATTCGCTCGTTCCCCAGACGGTCTCGCAGAGAGTGAATCTGAATCCGAATTTGTTGAGAGCGTTATGAGCCTGGGCCGCTCCTCGCATCAGGCGATTCCGATAGACATCAGGCAGCAACCCAGCTCGCGGCGGACTCACTCTGACAGCCGCATTCTCAGGCAACTGAACTCCGAGAGTTTTCCATTCCAGTTGCC
This window contains:
- a CDS encoding efflux RND transporter periplasmic adaptor subunit, whose protein sequence is MSNKNIAEPNEHERNDEAELERLENNFDRDDVQVETTRPGLAKSARAWIITAVIAGVIAVLGIIWIASRSSSTDVNVAVKEEKKEEPGHTEGEEGEEVKLDPEMLESAGIQTETVTQRPAIAKLYVTGAVELNPETTEMATPLVGGRLEQVFYGVGDYVQKGATLALISSPQLAEMHGKTNEARTRLNLANANLARVQKAENRVSILQAKAKLDEAEATLRRTKRLIELGAGAGKDSIAADTNYRTAKADYDFQSNIGLNKEIQTAKAEVETARIDFAELQNQLRTLGVSETKIQSTDHRNENNSQVAVRAPLSGVITERKFNSGAGVEAAMPIFAISNLSTVYVIANVPEANVGKLFVGAIAEITSPSIGTINGRVGYIDPRLDETSRTARVRLEVPNTNGKLRAGMFTEVGFQTGTNTTDGEELVVPSDAIQREGEKTIVFVPKNDEPGAFEVREVEVGGDIEGYTRVISGLKLGEKIVTKGSFTLKTQMQKGEMGEH
- a CDS encoding TolC family protein, which gives rise to MYVLFGRRAVGALLLAVAILTSTSFGQSQVAIVGKESAPSTGVPIKTNAFTVLLVPNYYSQTDGMSLAEIIRLAFETNGEIKIARLEVDKARARLTQAGLRPNPTLEVEQSSGRLAGSPGDSEFSAGIAVPLELFGRRQRRIDVANAEITLREAEITARQRTLASQIFVSYTEALAALRELQVSEELLSLDVRTVEFVQIRVNEGETPPLELSLLQTEVERLRARRQLVEGRLQAALTRLRFYAGVEPQAPFKLREDISTATLPSLPPSIDTGIAVGLRNRPEIRLAELDEQLASAGLRLINSQSRPDLTAYTRYTQGRSSIDLPTGPFPQDRDRSLTFGVAITLPLFNKNQGAKAEAAITIRQAQERRAFAEQFIKNEITVAFQRIEAANRSLMTLETAVLPRSRQNIETIRRVYELGELKITDLIAEQRRLLDANRDLTETLTERYRAQADLFIALGITL
- a CDS encoding 4Fe-4S cluster-binding domain-containing protein, whose translation is MKKEITFILEHDNGKLTTEVSGIPTDLLIDLRDDLGTSQNLNCGKPIGGESWEPSYLKDDRHYIWLHRIYHNSVVDGPGRRSVIQVAGCSIRCPGCYVPETHSRHNGKQVSISSILEEILSKRHENDGVTILGGEPFDQSNSVAELVLRLKSYNFHIVVYTGYTSEKLIAKSDFDIRFILSHIDTLIDGPFDSSLIFQAGEYRGSSNQRLLQQR
- a CDS encoding DUF2997 domain-containing protein gives rise to the protein MPEVEFKIDIESGTCETEIKGYQGTACENAARQLKEILGDPSIETKKQEYFITLESKQTSKRK
- a CDS encoding DUF1257 domain-containing protein, with amino-acid sequence MSKYMTFDSQAFPNRELLLEALAECGFATPTAGSNLSLDGWDKRNPQTADIVIRRRDVKGQALLGDIGFQKTAKGYVAIIDDLDLAYRLGKDFVIRLQNRYHEAAARKMAKKLGGRLIKERIGKTLKIRIKY
- a CDS encoding AAA family ATPase, with amino-acid sequence MLVRRLREIAWKLKSTKATVLFVGPNFPELKTLEKEVTQIELDLPRESEIEDSIELQFENLRSNGLDISLTKETQDALQQSLLGLTAVEISNVVAKAVISCNGLNQDSINVILEEKKNVIRGSGSLTYVHPEPASNLGGYQSLRAILERAAYTFSPRAKARHVEPCKGILLVGLPGCGKDLCKRVASSITNRALLDLDFGSIMGEGGGVIGSSAMSIKRALSIAGTIKGILGISEFEKAVSGMKSSNKTDGGETARTISYLLNWMQDNKDVLVFATANDVRELESEQFRIGRFSYIHFVDLPEIEDRKEIFRVHLKKRALDAEHFDLDKLVDKSKDFSGAEIEGAVQDGVLEAFIDGDRQAETRDIIKAAENITPTAQMMSEKIEEIRKWARNNIKGVGSRIENTGLAGNRTDRIYEL